A section of the Sphaerobacter thermophilus DSM 20745 genome encodes:
- a CDS encoding TetR/AcrR family transcriptional regulator produces the protein MTSTRDQRDSRHRTRSPQFEERRRQIALAAARVFATKGFTGATNRDIAAEAGISAGLIYWYYDSKEDLFEAIFDQFAPLQALRDALEEADALPVEQVLERLANGLLGAVRQPEHAAILRLGLTEAIRFPDVARHLGHLIARHPVGGLAAYFERQIAAGRIRPVDPWLAAQAFLGSVLGYAVRKHVVGHDDLQAVDDADMAATLAGLFTRGLLPSDGTEGGPDGTDR, from the coding sequence ATGACGTCGACGCGCGACCAACGGGACAGCCGGCACCGCACCCGCAGCCCGCAGTTCGAGGAGCGCCGCCGCCAGATCGCGCTTGCCGCGGCCCGCGTCTTCGCGACGAAGGGCTTCACCGGCGCCACAAACCGCGACATCGCCGCAGAGGCCGGGATCAGTGCCGGCCTGATCTACTGGTACTACGACAGCAAGGAGGACCTCTTCGAGGCGATCTTCGACCAGTTCGCCCCGCTCCAGGCCCTACGGGACGCGTTGGAGGAGGCAGACGCGCTGCCGGTCGAGCAGGTGCTGGAGCGTCTGGCGAACGGTCTCCTCGGCGCGGTCCGCCAACCCGAGCACGCCGCTATCCTGCGCCTGGGACTGACCGAGGCGATCCGCTTCCCCGACGTGGCCCGCCACCTGGGGCACCTGATCGCGCGCCATCCCGTCGGCGGGCTAGCCGCCTACTTCGAGCGCCAGATCGCCGCCGGGCGGATCCGGCCGGTCGACCCCTGGCTGGCGGCGCAGGCCTTCCTCGGCAGCGTCCTCGGCTACGCCGTGCGCAAGCACGTGGTCGGGCATGACGACCTCCAGGCAGTCGACGATGCCGACATGGCGGCCACTCTGGCCGGACTGTTCACACGTGGGCTGCTCCCGAGCGATGGCACGGAGGGAGGACCCGATGGGACCGATCGTTGA
- a CDS encoding ABC transporter permease, whose amino-acid sequence MNLRRILALATRIVHQFRRDRRTLFLLFVVPVLVLSLLAWIYRGDGASQVSLAIVNEGQSPLAAQIVTGLQQDDSLTVREMDAAAATAALDRGEVDAVLTLPADLSLRPGGPPQQIDVTLDGSDPSTTSAVMGALTRTLPETVVRAVNPAGLPIQIAPRFLHGGPEFDRLDYLAPVIIGFFVFFFVFLLTSVSFLRERSEGSIERLIVSPLGRGEIVLGYMLGFTLFAALQATVTILFAVYALRIHYVGNLGLVFLFTLLLTLGAVNLGIFLSTFARTELQVVQFIPLVIVPQALLSGILWPIDSLPEPLQWLAHALPLTYAAEALRGVMIRGDGLAALWVNLAVLAGFAVLMVVLGTRRSGARRRSDAGCRWPRRTHRGPVRARGNEA is encoded by the coding sequence ATGAACCTGCGCCGCATCCTGGCCCTGGCAACCCGCATCGTCCACCAGTTCCGCCGCGACCGGCGCACCCTCTTCCTGCTGTTCGTCGTGCCGGTCCTGGTGCTGTCGCTCCTTGCCTGGATCTACCGCGGCGATGGGGCGAGCCAGGTAAGCCTGGCCATCGTAAACGAGGGCCAGAGCCCGCTCGCCGCCCAGATCGTCACCGGGTTGCAGCAAGACGACTCGCTCACCGTGCGCGAGATGGACGCCGCCGCGGCCACAGCGGCGCTCGACCGTGGCGAGGTCGATGCCGTGCTGACGCTCCCGGCGGACCTTAGCCTCCGCCCGGGTGGACCGCCGCAGCAGATCGACGTCACCCTCGACGGCTCCGATCCCAGCACGACCAGCGCGGTAATGGGAGCGCTCACCCGCACCCTGCCCGAGACCGTGGTACGCGCCGTCAACCCGGCCGGACTGCCGATTCAGATCGCGCCCCGCTTCCTGCACGGCGGACCGGAGTTCGACCGACTCGACTACCTGGCGCCGGTCATCATCGGCTTCTTCGTCTTCTTCTTCGTCTTCCTGCTCACCTCTGTCTCCTTCCTGCGCGAGCGGAGCGAGGGGAGCATCGAGCGGCTGATCGTCTCCCCGCTCGGCCGGGGTGAGATCGTGCTCGGCTACATGCTGGGCTTCACGCTCTTTGCCGCGCTCCAGGCGACGGTAACCATCCTCTTCGCGGTCTACGCGCTACGCATCCACTACGTCGGTAATCTGGGGCTCGTGTTTCTCTTCACGCTGCTCCTGACCCTCGGCGCGGTGAACCTCGGCATCTTCCTCTCGACCTTCGCCCGCACCGAGTTGCAGGTCGTCCAGTTCATCCCACTCGTGATCGTCCCGCAGGCACTGCTCTCTGGGATCTTATGGCCGATCGACTCGTTGCCCGAGCCGCTCCAGTGGCTGGCGCACGCGCTGCCCCTGACCTACGCCGCGGAGGCACTGCGCGGCGTCATGATCCGCGGCGACGGCCTCGCCGCCCTCTGGGTGAACCTGGCAGTGCTGGCCGGCTTCGCCGTGCTGATGGTCGTCCTCGGTACCCGACGCTCCGGCGCGAGACGGCGTAGCGATGCGGGCTGCAGGTGGCCTCGACGTACGCATCGAGGCCCGGTTCGTGCCCGGGGTAATGAAGCTTGA
- a CDS encoding DUF5671 domain-containing protein: protein MQIARRLYIYFIAAVSLAMLAVGLMNLLRIGLAQIAIALGWSEVILEPGEAIRRQVSLWAAVSIVALPVWLLHWWLAERAALRPDAEGEAERGSTVRALYVSAVLAGSFIAWFFAGTALVRRLLGEVLDAPEPTGSLAGPLALVLVSASIWVYHAGVRRGDAAAVEMRGAAAWAPRLYRYAAAFIGALQLLFELGTLFRLIIEVLLPQETILPADTWWRGLLAAGVASVVVGLLAWAGHWGASLELLRQPGWRGLSERASVLRRAYLYVMILVGVVATLGFTAVFLNEAFAWALGVAPRPAGDALARRLLDPLARALPFAAAWAYHRRIVLAEAATMTEAPLQASVRRIYTYGVAFVGLGFGSVGLAYLLGLLLDAVLGGTRVVTAPPDWWRRQVALFVALTLVGTGAWLWHWYTAARRVSADPAGERGATTRRVYLFATLAASLVAVLVSLAVTLYRILTVLLGVGSARGVVSDVSAALGVFVVAAALLAYHGMVLRDDLRERRAEAVGEKVLPLLLTGPPDADLAGVLDNLRDHLPEGYTLRPRIERE from the coding sequence GTGCAGATCGCACGGCGACTCTACATCTACTTCATCGCGGCCGTGTCGCTCGCGATGCTCGCCGTGGGCCTGATGAACCTGCTGCGCATCGGGCTGGCGCAGATCGCCATCGCGCTGGGGTGGTCGGAGGTGATCCTCGAACCCGGCGAGGCGATCCGCCGTCAGGTCAGCCTCTGGGCCGCGGTGTCGATCGTCGCGCTGCCGGTCTGGCTGCTCCACTGGTGGCTGGCCGAGCGAGCAGCTTTGCGGCCGGACGCGGAGGGAGAGGCCGAGCGCGGCTCGACCGTGCGCGCGCTCTACGTGAGCGCGGTGCTGGCTGGATCCTTCATCGCCTGGTTCTTCGCGGGAACCGCTCTCGTGCGGCGTCTGTTGGGGGAGGTGCTGGACGCGCCGGAGCCGACCGGTAGTCTCGCCGGCCCGCTGGCCCTCGTCTTGGTTTCCGCGAGCATCTGGGTCTACCATGCCGGGGTGCGACGGGGCGATGCTGCCGCGGTGGAGATGCGGGGCGCAGCCGCCTGGGCGCCGCGGCTCTACCGCTACGCGGCGGCCTTCATCGGAGCGCTCCAGCTCCTCTTTGAGCTGGGAACGCTCTTCCGGCTGATTATCGAGGTGCTGCTCCCGCAGGAGACGATCCTCCCGGCCGATACCTGGTGGCGCGGTCTCCTGGCCGCTGGAGTGGCGAGTGTGGTCGTGGGTCTGCTCGCCTGGGCCGGGCATTGGGGCGCCTCGCTGGAGTTACTTCGGCAGCCTGGGTGGCGCGGGCTGAGCGAGCGCGCGTCGGTCCTTCGGCGCGCGTACCTGTACGTGATGATCCTGGTCGGGGTGGTGGCGACGCTGGGCTTCACCGCGGTGTTCCTCAACGAGGCATTCGCGTGGGCCCTCGGGGTGGCACCGCGTCCGGCCGGTGACGCGCTCGCCCGGCGGCTGCTCGACCCGCTGGCGCGGGCGCTCCCCTTCGCCGCGGCCTGGGCCTACCACCGGCGGATTGTGCTGGCCGAGGCGGCCACGATGACCGAGGCGCCACTGCAGGCATCTGTGCGCCGCATCTACACGTACGGTGTTGCCTTCGTCGGGCTCGGCTTCGGCAGTGTCGGGCTGGCGTACCTTCTGGGGTTGCTTCTGGACGCGGTGCTCGGGGGTACCCGCGTCGTGACGGCCCCACCCGACTGGTGGCGGCGGCAGGTGGCGCTGTTCGTCGCCCTGACGCTGGTCGGCACCGGTGCCTGGCTCTGGCACTGGTATACGGCGGCGCGGCGGGTCTCAGCCGACCCGGCCGGTGAGCGCGGCGCAACAACGCGCCGTGTCTACCTCTTCGCCACGCTGGCGGCGTCGCTAGTCGCGGTGCTGGTGAGCCTCGCCGTCACGCTCTACCGGATCCTGACCGTGCTCCTCGGGGTAGGGTCCGCCCGGGGAGTGGTGTCCGACGTCAGCGCCGCGCTCGGTGTCTTCGTGGTGGCGGCGGCACTGCTCGCCTACCACGGCATGGTCCTTCGGGACGACCTGCGCGAGCGCCGGGCGGAGGCGGTCGGCGAAAAGGTTCTTCCCCTGCTGCTGACCGGACCGCCCGACGCGGACCTGGCGGGCGTTCTCGACAACCTGCGGGACCACCTGCCCGAGGGGTACACGTTGCGGCCCCGTATTGAGCGCGAGTAG
- a CDS encoding trypsin-like serine peptidase has translation MSATQRGVPRAVVAVLVFLMVVASSVPAVASDPGAETDSLEWLGTEGVKHPPVGPPPPMPEEPFGYVHELGPLPAEPPSGGGSTPPNDKQEQGDYQYVFPPDERTRVTPTYDFPASAVVFLELYDSLMFELGQCSGTFIGPDVILTAAHCLWDPIWGGWIGNARVVPGKDGWSEPHGYEYASWAWVPSGWRNSLGTDPDWDWGLLKLPTRALGNRVGWFQIGVLSTASLRDPQFYPTIAGYPADKPYGTMWLSFKQAFLGVEPFLLYHDIDVYDGQSGAAVWRRSDGVIVGVLIAEAPGRFNVASRIDREFLERLLNACGQLGCSISYFVESAGGSGGGGGGGNGIKPVFDSLTPGPFSVVAPGQITIGASAHSDSAVVSMTMLIGDREFNSNTNTVSAQVDLPPGVYSVAAQAIDADGDAFRAMWDIIVSTDPGEGQWFTANGTPKAEQINATMRSLVEAFRWHLYGQSWDGAPHPDLPSHASFAGTATPPGPWVQGTQFDRAATEATLRSLVEAFRWHFWGISWDGGPHCDLPTHVNCQAPQGQQGVSPWFDANGAPIPGAIEATLRSLVEAFRWHFWEFSWDGGHHPDLPTHGA, from the coding sequence ATGAGCGCGACGCAGCGGGGAGTCCCCCGCGCGGTAGTGGCGGTCCTTGTTTTCTTGATGGTGGTGGCTAGCTCCGTGCCGGCAGTCGCGAGTGACCCGGGAGCGGAAACGGATAGCCTCGAATGGCTCGGTACCGAGGGGGTGAAGCATCCGCCGGTCGGTCCCCCACCGCCGATGCCGGAGGAACCGTTTGGTTACGTGCACGAGCTCGGCCCGTTGCCGGCCGAACCACCATCGGGCGGTGGCTCCACGCCGCCGAACGACAAACAGGAACAGGGCGATTACCAGTATGTGTTCCCGCCTGATGAGCGGACGCGGGTAACACCCACCTACGACTTTCCAGCGTCCGCAGTGGTGTTCCTTGAACTCTATGATTCGCTAATGTTTGAGTTGGGTCAGTGTAGCGGCACCTTTATTGGTCCCGACGTCATCCTCACAGCGGCGCACTGTCTCTGGGATCCTATTTGGGGAGGATGGATCGGAAACGCGCGGGTCGTCCCAGGTAAGGACGGCTGGTCCGAGCCGCACGGCTATGAGTATGCAAGCTGGGCTTGGGTCCCATCCGGCTGGAGAAATAGTCTAGGTACGGATCCTGACTGGGATTGGGGTCTGCTCAAGCTGCCCACCCGAGCACTCGGAAATCGGGTGGGGTGGTTTCAAATCGGTGTCCTGTCTACCGCGTCCCTTCGGGACCCACAGTTTTACCCCACTATTGCCGGCTACCCGGCAGACAAGCCATATGGGACGATGTGGCTGTCTTTCAAGCAAGCGTTCCTCGGTGTTGAACCGTTCCTGCTCTATCACGACATCGATGTCTACGACGGGCAGAGTGGGGCAGCCGTCTGGCGACGAAGCGACGGCGTGATCGTCGGCGTCTTGATTGCTGAGGCTCCCGGACGATTCAACGTCGCGAGCCGTATTGACCGAGAATTCCTGGAACGTCTCCTAAACGCGTGCGGCCAGCTTGGATGCAGCATCTCTTACTTCGTCGAGTCGGCCGGCGGTAGCGGCGGTGGTGGCGGTGGCGGCAACGGCATCAAGCCCGTCTTCGACTCTCTCACGCCTGGGCCGTTTAGCGTCGTCGCTCCTGGACAGATCACCATTGGCGCGTCGGCTCACTCGGACAGCGCAGTCGTCTCGATGACCATGCTCATCGGCGACAGAGAGTTCAACAGTAACACGAACACCGTAAGTGCGCAGGTCGATCTCCCGCCTGGCGTGTACTCAGTCGCGGCGCAAGCGATTGATGCCGATGGGGATGCATTCCGGGCGATGTGGGACATCATCGTCTCAACGGACCCGGGTGAGGGGCAGTGGTTCACCGCCAACGGGACGCCCAAGGCCGAGCAGATCAACGCCACCATGCGCTCGTTGGTGGAGGCCTTCCGCTGGCACCTCTACGGTCAGTCGTGGGACGGCGCCCCGCATCCCGACCTGCCCAGCCATGCGTCCTTCGCCGGGACGGCCACCCCACCCGGCCCCTGGGTGCAGGGCACGCAGTTCGACCGGGCGGCGACCGAGGCGACGCTGCGCAGCCTGGTGGAGGCCTTCCGCTGGCACTTCTGGGGCATCTCGTGGGATGGGGGGCCGCACTGCGACCTGCCGACGCATGTGAACTGTCAGGCGCCGCAGGGGCAGCAGGGGGTGAGCCCGTGGTTTGATGCGAACGGGGCGCCGATTCCGGGTGCGATTGAGGCGACGCTGCGGAGTCTGGTGGAAGCGTTCCGCTGGCACTTCTGGGAGTTCTCCTGGGACGGTGGCCACCATCCGGACCTCCCCACCCACGGGGCATGA
- a CDS encoding ABC transporter permease, producing the protein MWNEFPEQIDIPLANWVNRLVSWLLVTFGDVFDAISTATLWILLRVESAFTAIPWPVMLVLVAVAGALSTRSKLTTVMLVALMVMVGAFGYWHLAMLTLSIIVTSVVISVAIGLPLGILAARSDRAETIMRPLLDGAQTMPSFVYLVPALMFFGLGKVPAVMATVIYAMPPMIRLTSLGIRTVTEGAIEAAEAYGATPRQILFDVQLPLALPTIMAGVNQTTMMALAMVVIASMIGTTTVGSEVLMAIQRIDPGRGAEAGLTIVALAIVIDRITQGFAKRYERSIS; encoded by the coding sequence ATGTGGAACGAGTTTCCTGAGCAGATCGACATCCCCCTCGCGAACTGGGTCAACAGGCTGGTTTCGTGGCTGCTCGTGACCTTCGGTGACGTCTTCGACGCCATCTCGACCGCCACCCTCTGGATCCTGCTGCGTGTCGAGTCCGCCTTCACCGCGATCCCCTGGCCGGTGATGCTCGTCCTCGTCGCCGTGGCGGGCGCCCTCAGCACTCGGAGCAAGCTGACGACCGTGATGCTCGTCGCCCTGATGGTCATGGTCGGTGCGTTCGGCTACTGGCACCTGGCCATGCTCACCCTCTCGATCATCGTCACCTCAGTGGTCATCTCCGTGGCCATCGGTCTGCCGCTCGGCATCCTGGCCGCGCGCAGCGACCGCGCGGAGACCATCATGCGGCCGCTGCTCGACGGCGCGCAGACCATGCCGAGCTTCGTCTACCTCGTCCCGGCGCTGATGTTCTTCGGCCTGGGGAAGGTTCCGGCGGTCATGGCCACGGTGATCTACGCCATGCCCCCCATGATCCGACTCACGAGCCTGGGCATCCGCACGGTGACCGAAGGAGCGATCGAGGCCGCCGAAGCCTACGGCGCGACGCCGCGGCAGATCCTCTTCGACGTCCAGCTCCCGCTGGCCCTACCGACGATCATGGCCGGTGTCAACCAGACGACGATGATGGCGCTGGCAATGGTCGTAATCGCCTCCATGATCGGCACGACCACCGTCGGCAGCGAGGTGTTGATGGCGATCCAGCGCATCGACCCCGGACGCGGCGCCGAGGCCGGGCTCACCATCGTGGCCCTCGCCATCGTCATCGACCGCATCACCCAGGGCTTTGCCAAGCGTTACGAGCGCTCGATCTCGTGA
- a CDS encoding ABC transporter ATP-binding protein, producing MGPIVEVENVSKRFGPITALVDVTLDVPSGVIYGLLGPSGSGKTTLIRLIAGALRASTGQVRVFGRRQPSRANAARIGYMTQSAALYPDLSLRENLTFFGTLYGLNDRRLRERVETIAAEVELADRLDSPLHTFSGGMRQRASLACALLHEPDLLILDEPTVGLDPVLRRAFWERFRRLAAAGRTLIVSSHVMDEADRCDHLAFLREGRLLATGSPSELRQITDQANLEDAFLALAAGAGSLLEGGVR from the coding sequence ATGGGACCGATCGTTGAGGTCGAGAACGTCAGCAAGCGGTTCGGCCCAATCACCGCCCTTGTCGACGTCACGCTCGACGTTCCCAGCGGCGTCATCTACGGCCTCCTGGGGCCGAGCGGCTCCGGCAAGACCACCCTCATCCGCCTGATCGCCGGGGCGCTGCGGGCGAGCACGGGGCAGGTCCGCGTCTTCGGCCGGCGGCAGCCGAGCCGCGCCAACGCCGCCCGCATCGGCTACATGACGCAGTCCGCGGCGCTCTACCCTGATCTCTCGCTCCGCGAGAACCTGACCTTCTTCGGCACCCTCTACGGACTGAACGACCGGCGCCTCCGCGAGCGCGTCGAGACCATCGCCGCCGAGGTCGAACTGGCCGACCGGCTCGATAGCCCGCTGCATACGTTCTCCGGCGGCATGCGCCAGCGCGCGTCCCTCGCCTGCGCCCTGCTCCACGAGCCCGACCTGCTCATCCTCGACGAACCCACGGTCGGGCTCGATCCGGTGCTGCGCCGCGCCTTCTGGGAGCGCTTCCGCCGGCTGGCGGCCGCCGGCCGGACCCTGATCGTCTCCAGCCACGTCATGGACGAGGCCGACCGCTGCGACCATCTCGCCTTCCTCCGCGAGGGACGCTTGCTCGCCACCGGCAGCCCCTCAGAGTTGCGCCAGATCACCGATCAGGCGAATCTCGAGGACGCCTTCCTCGCCCTCGCGGCGGGCGCCGGGAGCCTGCTGGAAGGAGGCGTCCGATGA
- a CDS encoding DUF2171 domain-containing protein yields the protein MSINGEQIRPGMEVVGADRVTVGRVERVGEDAFLIRRDLEPPRVLPFTAVREVANGVVTLMLKAREVSNSSPPTTDLYAPFREIMPTPGMAVEGSDRETIGQVAAVEGDRFILNRPGKLDVYVPFDLINDILGDRLILDVPSTQIDRMDFPVV from the coding sequence ATGAGTATCAACGGCGAGCAGATCAGGCCCGGCATGGAGGTCGTCGGCGCCGATCGCGTGACGGTCGGCCGGGTCGAGCGGGTCGGAGAGGATGCGTTCCTCATCCGGCGCGACCTCGAGCCGCCGCGTGTGTTGCCCTTCACGGCCGTGCGCGAGGTGGCAAACGGCGTCGTCACGCTGATGCTCAAGGCCCGGGAGGTCTCCAATTCGAGCCCGCCCACGACCGACCTCTACGCCCCGTTCCGCGAGATCATGCCCACACCGGGCATGGCAGTCGAGGGATCGGACAGGGAGACGATCGGCCAGGTCGCCGCCGTCGAGGGGGACCGGTTCATCCTTAACCGTCCCGGCAAGCTCGACGTCTATGTCCCCTTCGACCTGATCAACGACATCCTCGGGGACCGGCTGATCCTCGATGTGCCGTCCACCCAGATCGACCGCATGGACTTCCCGGTGGTCTAA
- a CDS encoding trypsin-like serine peptidase, producing the protein MERRRRARGALALLLAMVMVLTATGAGVGASPPVAAEEAVGEVHTYDLSREEELLAWQPEPPADYQKVFPPDERTHITNTTQKPYSAVALVALFNDKGEFYAFCSGTFIAADVVLTAAHCLYDSQDGWVANVLILPGYNAGQEPFGRALASAAWVPRGWIQSGGNSRYNDYGLVKLPNDSLGKKTGWFTIGVLSTESLKDPNFQPRMAGYPGDKPFGTMWLGAKDAFTGVVRDLLYYDIDTFGGQSGSAVWRASDGVIVGVHVHATSLWNEASRITDDFLYLLRLGCRQMGCSFDAIVEKEPVDTPPDEDTPDNEAPVAGVRPVFNELTPPPFSVVAPGTVRVGARASSDSAVTSLQLTVNGQTFTAQGEQVQADVSLASGVYTVQATAVDADGDAFRAMWDIVVAADPREGQWFTANGTPKAEQINATMRSLVEAFRWHLYGQSWDGAPHPDLPSHAAFAGTANPPGPWVQGTQFDRAATEATLRSLVEAFRWHFWGISWDGGPHCDLPTHVNCQAPQGQQGVSPWFDANGAPIPSAIEATLRSLVEAFRWHFWEFSWDGGHHPDLPTHGA; encoded by the coding sequence ATGGAGAGACGGCGGCGGGCCAGGGGCGCGCTCGCGCTCCTGCTGGCAATGGTGATGGTGCTGACGGCAACAGGGGCGGGCGTCGGCGCGAGCCCGCCGGTCGCGGCAGAAGAGGCGGTGGGTGAGGTCCACACCTACGATCTGTCGCGGGAGGAAGAGTTGCTTGCCTGGCAGCCCGAGCCACCCGCCGACTACCAGAAGGTCTTCCCGCCGGACGAGCGGACGCACATCACCAACACCACGCAGAAGCCGTACTCGGCCGTGGCCCTGGTGGCGCTCTTCAACGACAAGGGCGAGTTCTACGCCTTCTGCAGCGGCACGTTCATCGCGGCGGATGTCGTGCTCACCGCGGCCCACTGCCTCTACGACAGCCAGGACGGCTGGGTCGCCAACGTGCTGATCCTCCCAGGCTACAACGCCGGCCAAGAGCCGTTCGGCCGCGCGCTGGCTTCCGCTGCCTGGGTGCCGCGGGGCTGGATCCAGAGTGGCGGGAACAGCCGGTATAACGACTACGGTCTCGTCAAGCTGCCGAACGACTCGCTGGGCAAGAAGACCGGCTGGTTCACGATCGGGGTGCTCTCGACCGAGTCGCTGAAGGACCCGAACTTCCAGCCACGGATGGCCGGCTACCCGGGCGACAAGCCGTTCGGCACGATGTGGCTCGGGGCGAAGGACGCCTTCACCGGGGTCGTCCGCGACCTGCTCTACTACGACATCGACACATTCGGCGGCCAGAGCGGCTCCGCCGTCTGGCGCGCGTCCGACGGAGTGATCGTCGGCGTGCACGTCCACGCGACCTCCCTCTGGAACGAAGCATCGCGCATCACCGACGACTTCCTATACCTGCTCCGGCTCGGCTGCCGGCAGATGGGCTGCTCCTTCGACGCGATCGTTGAGAAGGAGCCGGTGGATACCCCGCCGGATGAGGACACGCCGGACAACGAGGCGCCCGTAGCGGGTGTGCGGCCGGTGTTCAATGAGCTGACCCCGCCGCCCTTCTCGGTTGTGGCGCCGGGCACGGTCCGCGTCGGCGCCCGCGCATCGTCCGACAGCGCCGTCACGTCGCTCCAGCTCACTGTCAACGGTCAAACGTTCACCGCCCAGGGTGAGCAAGTGCAGGCTGACGTCTCGCTGGCCTCCGGCGTCTACACGGTGCAAGCCACCGCGGTCGATGCCGATGGGGATGCGTTCCGCGCCATGTGGGACATCGTCGTCGCGGCCGACCCACGCGAGGGGCAGTGGTTCACCGCCAACGGGACGCCCAAGGCCGAGCAGATCAACGCCACCATGCGCTCGTTGGTGGAGGCCTTCCGCTGGCACCTCTACGGTCAGTCGTGGGACGGCGCCCCGCATCCTGACCTGCCCAGCCATGCGGCCTTCGCCGGGACGGCCAACCCGCCGGGGCCCTGGGTGCAGGGCACGCAGTTCGACCGGGCGGCGACCGAGGCCACGCTGCGCAGCCTGGTGGAGGCGTTCCGCTGGCACTTCTGGGGCATCTCGTGGGATGGGGGGCCGCACTGCGACCTGCCGACGCATGTGAACTGTCAGGCGCCGCAGGGGCAGCAGGGGGTGAGCCCGTGGTTTGATGCGAACGGGGCGCCGATTCCGAGCGCGATCGAGGCGACGCTGCGGAGTCTGGTGGAAGCGTTCCGCTGGCACTTCTGGGAGTTCTCCTGGGACGGTGGCCACCATCCGGACCTCCCCACCCACGGGGCGTGA
- a CDS encoding DUF84 family protein: MTSEPRPRLHADEPVTIAGGSVNPAKHAAVERAVAAYFLRATVEAVDVPSGVPAQPRGDEETARGALRRAAQARLTLDADLGLGIESGVVEGPGGKLYVVAWAAAIDRVGVRAFGGSERFPLPAEVAQRVRAGEELGPVIDDLLRSPGTARHAGAISLLTAGRRDRTDMLTIAALHALAALLEVWRGGFSRD, encoded by the coding sequence ATGACGTCCGAGCCCAGGCCGCGTCTCCACGCCGATGAACCGGTGACGATCGCCGGTGGGTCGGTCAACCCCGCCAAGCACGCGGCGGTCGAGCGGGCGGTTGCAGCCTACTTCCTCCGCGCCACGGTGGAGGCGGTGGACGTTCCGTCGGGCGTGCCGGCCCAGCCACGGGGCGACGAGGAGACGGCCCGCGGCGCGCTCCGAAGGGCGGCGCAGGCGCGGCTGACGCTCGACGCGGACCTCGGACTGGGCATCGAGTCGGGCGTGGTCGAGGGACCGGGCGGGAAGCTCTACGTCGTCGCCTGGGCCGCCGCAATCGACCGTGTGGGCGTCCGCGCCTTCGGTGGCAGCGAGCGCTTCCCGCTCCCGGCGGAAGTCGCGCAGCGCGTGCGGGCCGGGGAGGAACTCGGCCCGGTCATCGACGACCTGCTCCGTTCCCCCGGCACGGCCCGCCACGCCGGGGCCATCAGCCTGCTCACCGCCGGCCGCCGCGACCGCACCGACATGCTCACCATTGCCGCCCTCCACGCCCTCGCCGCCCTGCTCGAGGTCTGGCGCGGGGGGTTCTCCCGGGATTGA